Part of the Thermonema lapsum genome is shown below.
TCTATCCCCGAACTTAAGCGGCGCATCATCAACACCATCTTGTTGTTGATGGTGTTCCGTTTAGGTTCTTATGTGGTATTACCCGGGATAGACCCAACCAAGCTCCAGTCTTCTTTTCAAGACATCCGAGGGCTGCTCGATACTTTCTTGGGTGGGGCTTTTGGGCGTGCCTCTATCTTTGCCCTGGGCATCATGCCTTATATTTCTGCCTCTATTGTGGTGCAGTTGCTTACTGTGGCACTGCCCGAATTCCAAAAGATGCAGCGCAAAGAAGGGGAAGCAGGACGCAAAAAATTAACTCGCATCACACGCCTGCTGACCATCGCCATCACCCTTGTGCAGTCTTTTGCTTTCTTGGCTACTATCAATAGCGACGCACTGGTGGTAAGCCGTTCTTTCTTTACCTTCTCTTCTGTTATCTTGCTGACTACCGGCACCATCTTTTGTATGTGGCTGGGTGAACGCATCACAGAGCGGGGGATTGGCAACGGTATATCTCTGCTTATTATGATTGGTATCATCTCGCGCTTTCCCAAAGCTATCTACCAAGAGGTAGAAACCGCATTGGTAGGGGTTGGTGGCGAGCTGAAATTAGTCTTGGAAGCAGTGGTGCTGATTTTGGTTGTGATGGGTATCGTTATGCTTACACAAGCCGTGCGTAATGTGCCGGTGCAGTATGCCAAACAAGTGGTGGGCAACAAAGTGTGGGGCGGGCGTCGCCAAATGCTGCCTTTGCGCCTCAATGCCGCAGGGGTGATGCCTATCATCTTCGCACAGTCCTTGATGTTTCTGCCTGCTATGCTTGCCGGCTTGTTTGCAAGCCCTGATAGCGATTTGGCTGTTACTATAGGCATGTTCTCGAATCCTTTCACCTGGCAATACAACCTGGTGTTTGGCATTCTCATCATTCTATTCACTTTCTTCTATACAGCCATCACCATTGACCCGCGTCAGATAGCAGACGACCTGAAAAGGAGCGGCGGTTTTATTCCCGGCATAAAGCCTGGTGAGCCCACGGCTCATTATATCGATAGCATCTTATCAAAAATCACTTTGCCAGGCTCTATCTTCCTGGCTATTGTAGCCATCATTCCTGCCATTGTGCAGTATTTTGGTGTATCGAGTGATTTTGCACAGTTCTATGGCGGTACCTCACTTTTGATTATGGTGGGTGTAGTAGCCGATACCGTGCAACAGGTAGATGCTTATTTGATTCAAAAACGTTATGAATCGTTGATGAAAAGCGGACAAATAAGCTCGCCCGTTGGCGGTACAATAGATGTGGCATAGCACTATGATTTACTTAAAAACAGAAGAAGAAATTGAGCTGATGCGTCAGAGTGCGCAAATCCTGGCAAAAGCACATGCCGAAGTAGCCAAGCATGTGAAGGCAGGGGTTACTACAGCTCAACTCGACGCCATCGCCGAAGCCTTCATCCGTGATCATGGTGCTATTCCCTCGTTTAAAAACTATAGTGGATTCCCTGCATCACTTTGCATTTCGGTAAACGAGCAAGTGGTACATGGCATCCCTGGAAATTACACCCTAAAAGATGGAGACATCGTTTCTATTGATTGTGGGGTGTTTAAAAATGGCTTCCATAGCGACAGCGCTTATACCTACGCCGTAGGTGAGGTGAGTCAGGAAGTCAAGCGCTTGTTACAAGTAACCAAAGAAGCCCTTTACAAAGGCATAGAGCAAGCCGTAGAGGGGAATCGCATGGGAGATATAGGCTTTGCCATTCAGCACTACGTTCAAGCCCATGGCTTTTCTGTAGTGCGTCAGTTGGTAGGACATGGCATCGGACGTTCCTTGCATGAAGAACCCGAAGTACCCAACTATGGTAAGAGAGGCAAAGGTATCAAGCTGAAAGAAGGCATGGTCTTGGCTATCGAGCCCATGGTCAATATGGGCAAACACCACATCGTGGAAGAAGGTGATGGCTGGACCATCCGCACAGCTGACCGCCTGTTCTCGGCTCATTATGAGCATACAGTGGTCGTCAGAAAAGGAAAAGCAGAGCCATTGACTACCTTTGAATACATAGAACAAATCATAAATCAAAACCATGGCGAAACAACCATCCATTGAATTAGACGGAGTAGTTACCGAAGCCCTTTCCAATGCCATGTTTCGTGTACAGTTGGAAAACGGGCACGAGGTGATTGCTCATATCTCCGGCAAAATGCGCATGAACTATATTAAAATTCTACCCGGCGATAAGGTCAAGCTCGAAATGTCGCCTTATGACCTGACCAAAGGTAGAATTGTGTATCGTTACAAATCATAAGGTCTTAAACGAAATGAGTCATGAAAGTAAGAGCTTCGGTAAAAAAACGCAGTGCTGATTGCAAAATCGTTCGCCGTAAAGGGCGCGTATATGTAATCAACAAAAAGAATCCAAAGTACAAACAAAGACAAGGATAACCTATGGCAAGGATTTTAGGTGTTGACATCCCCGACAACAAACAAGGACGTATTGCGCTCACTTATATCTACGGGATTGGGCGCTCATCTGCCCTCAAAATCTTAGAAAAAGTGGGCGTGGACCCCACCAAAAAGGTGAAAGATTGGACAGACGAAGAGTCTGTAGCCATTCGTAACGAGATTACGAGCAACTACAAAGTAGAAGGTGAGCTGAAGTCAGAAGTGCAGCTCAACATCAAACGCTTGATGGACATCGGCTGCTATCGTGGGCTGCGCCATCGCAAAGGCTTGCCTGTGCGTGGACAAAGAACCCGTACCAACGCTCGTACTCGTAAAGGGAAACGTAAGACCGTAGCAAACAAGAAAAAAGCTACTAAATAAGACTTACTGACGCATAGTAGCTATTAAATCGACGAACCATGGCTAAGAAAGATACAAAGAAGAAAGTACATGTAGATGCTGAAGGGCAAGTGCACATCAAAGCCACCTTCAACAACATCATCATCACCATCACCAATAAAAATGGGGAAGTGATTACCTGGGCGTCTGCAGGAAAAATGGGATTCAAAGGCTCGAAAAAGAACACCCCATACGCCGCACAAGTGGCTGCTGCAGACTGTGCTAAAAAAGCGTACGACCTTGGCATGCGCAAAGCAGAAGTGCTTGTGAAGGGACCGGGGGCTGGTCGTGAGGCGGCTATCCGTACTATCTATAATTCCGGTATTGAAATTACCGCTATCAAAGACGTAACTCCGCTTCCTCACAACGGTTGTCGTCCCCCCAAACGTAGAAGAGTCTAAAACTGATAAAGAACTATGGCAAGATATAGAGGACCCAGAGCTAAAATCGGAAGAAAGTTCGGCGAGAGTATCTTAGGCGCAGCCAAGTACGTACAAAAGAAAAACTATCCTCCCGGGCAACACGGGCGTAATCGTCGCCGCAAGCAGTCGGAATATGCCATGCAGTTGGCTGCCAAGCAAAAGGCGAAATATATCTACGGTTTGACCGAGCGGCAGTTCCGTAACCTGTTCGAAAAAGCATCACGCAGGCAAGGGGTAACCGGTGAAATCCTTTTGCAATTGCTCGAAGCCCGTTTAGACAACGTGGTGTATCGCTTGGGCATTGCCCCCTCACGCCGTGCCGCCCGTCAGCTGGTATTGCATAAGCACATCCTGGTGAACGGCGAGGTGGTCAACATACCTTCTTACACGCTGCGCCCCGGTGATCAAGTAGCTGTTCGTGAAAAATCGAAATCGCTGGAATTGATTACCGACAGCTTGGCTAAGTCAAGCGTATCGCGTTACAGCTGGCTCGAGTGGGACAAAGCTTCTATGACCGGTAAATTCATGAATCTGCCGGCTCGTGATGAAATCCCCGAGAACATACAAGAACAGCTCATCGTAGAATTGTACTCTAAATAATAAAACCCTTTCTTTGTGCTGTAGAACCCGTAGGCTTCGGCTTATGGGTTTGCAGCACAAAATATTGTATATTTGCATCGTCAACACTGCGCTTTTGTCTTTGTGGCAAAAGACCAAGCCCTTGATGAAAGGGCACCTGTTTATTTGGCAGCGTAAACCCTAATAAAACACATACGTTATGTCTATTTTAAGCTTTCAAATGCCCGAAAAAGTAGTGGTTGAAAAATCCGACGACTTTGTCGGTCTTTTCGAATTCAAACCACTCGAACCCGGGTATGGAGTAACGATTGGGAATGCACTGCGTCGTGTGCTCCTTTCTTCATTAGAGGGCTATGCCATTAAAGCGGTGCGCATCCCGGGCGTGCTTCATGAGTTTTCGCCTATTGAGGGGGTTGTCCAAGACATGGTAGCCATTGTGTTGAACCTCAAAAAAGTACGCTTTAAGCGCATCGGTGAAGAAACAGAAGAGCACCTAACCATCAAAATCAAAGGTAAAGAAGTCTTTAAAGCCGGAGATATTACCGAGGTATCTGCTAACTTTCAAGTATTGAACCCCGACCTGGTGATTTGTGAGCTTGACCCGGCTAAAGAGTTAACCGTAGACCTCATCATCACCAAAGGGCGTGGTTATGTGCCTGCCGAAGAGCATGACTTGGGCGAGCGCTCACTTGATTACATTGCCGTAGATTCTATCTTCACCCCTATACGCAATGTAAAGTATCAGGTAGAAAACACCCGTGTAGAACAAAAAACCGACTACGAAAAGCTCTTGCTGGAAGTAGAAACCGATGGGTCTATCCATCCCGAAGAGGCTTTGAAGGGCGCCGCTCATATCTTGATTCAGCACTTTATGCTCTTCTCAGACCAAACCATGACTTTCGAGGCAGTGCAAGAAGAAGAAACTGCTGTAGTGGACGAGGAAGTGTTGCGCATGCGTAAGCTCCTTAAAACTCCACTCTCTGAGCTGGACCTTTCGGTGCGGGCTTACAACTGTCTCCGCTCGGCAAACATCAAGACCTTAGGAGACTTGGTACGTTTGGAAATCTCCGACATGATGAAATTCCGCAACTTCGGTAAGAAATCGCTCACCGAAATAGAGGAGCTCATTTCTTCAAAGGGACTTACCTTTGGTATGGATGTATCTAAATATCGATTAGACGAAGACTAATTTGCCGTGAGGCAATACTTTAAACCGAAAAGCAATGAGACACGGAAAAAAAGTAAATCATTTGGGGCGGACCGCTTCGCATCGCAAGGCGATGTTGGCAAACATGGCTACGTCGCTCATCTTGCATAAGCGCATAAAAACCACCGTAGCCAAAGCGAAAGCACTGAAAAAGTATGTGGAACCGCTGATTACCCGCGCTAAAGCCGCCAACAATACCACCATTGAACAAGCAACGCACAACCGCCGCGTGGTATTCTCTTATCTGCGCAACAAAGAAGGAGTGAAAGAACTCTTCGGCACCGTAGCGGAAAAAGTAGGCGACCGTCCGGGAGGATACACCCGCATCATCAGGCTGGGGCAACGCTATGGCGACGCCGCCGAAATGTGTTTGATTGAGCTGGTTGACTTTAATGAAACCCTCTTGCAAGACAGCAACGCCAAGAAAAAACGCACGCGTCGGAAATCTAAAAAGGCGAGCGAGGCAGCTTCCGAAGTGGAAGTAAAAGACACAAAAGAAGAAGCCGCCGGCAACCATGAGGCAAGCGCAGAAGAATAAAATTGCCTTCCCTTTTCATACTCAGCATAGAAGCAAGAAATTGCATCTAAGCCAAGGAATAGCATTTGCTATTCCTTTTTTTATATCCTTTTGATGACCTTTTCAACTTCTCAAACTCGCATTCAACAATGAAAAGCAGAGCCCTTGAGCACCCGGCTATTCTGTTACTCGAAGACGGAACCCTCTGGCATGGTTACGCAATAGGTAAAACAGGTACAACCACCGGCGAGATATGCTTCAATACCGGCATGACCGGTTATCAAGAGATTTACACCGACCCCTCTTACTATGGGCAAATCATTGTCAATACTACCGCACACATTGGCAATTATGGCGTCATTGCCGAAGATGAGGAGTCGGCAGTCCCTCAAATCAGAGGTATGGTGTGCAATGCGTTCTCTGAGTTTTACTCTCGTAAATTGGCAGATGGCAGCTTACAGGAATACCTCGAAAAACATGGTATAGTAGGTATTGCAGGCGTAGATACCCGGGCTTTGGTTACTCATATCCGCCACAAAGGTGCCATGAACGCCATCATATCCTCCGAAGAGTTCGACATAGACAAACTAAAAATGCAGCTTGCTGAAACTCCTTCTATGAAAGGCTTGGAATTGGCGTCGAAAGTAAGCACTAAAGAGCCTTATTTGGTGGGTGAGGGCAATACCGGACCTAAAATAGCAGCGCTGGATTTGGGCGTAAAGCGAAACATATTGCGCCATTTGGAAAAAAGGGGCGCCCTCATAAAAGTCTTTCCTGCTAAAACCTCACTTGAAGAAATAGAAGCATGGCATCCAGACGCTTACTTCATCTCCAATGGTCCTGGCGACCCCGCCGCCATGCCTTATGCCGTGACCACTGTGCAAAAAATGCTGGATACGGGCAAGCCCCTTTTTGGTATCTGCTTGGGGCATCAGCTACTGGCATTAGCCAGTGGCATAGGCACCCACAAAATGCATAATGGGCATCGGGGGCTTAACCATCCTGTCAAAAACCTTATTACCGGACGTTGCGAGGTAACTTCGCAAAATCACGGCTTCGGGGTGAATCGTGAAGATGTAGAAAAAAGCAAAATAGTAGAAATCACTCATGTGAACCTTAATGACGGAAGCATAGAAGGCATTCGTCGGAAAGATTGTCCAGCTTTTTCGGTACAATACCACCCCGAGGCATCGCCCGGTCCACATGATGCTACTTACCTCTTTGATGAGTTTATGAAGCTGATAGAAGGCGGCAGCTTGTATGTCTGATATTTAAGCTCCTCGGCAGCTTGCGAAGGCGCTGGCTCTTTGCAAAAAAGCGCTGCTATAAATTTGATATTCAAACAAAAAGTCGTAATATTGCATTCTGTTTAAAACAGAGGGTATATCAATTAAAATTGATAAAAGCATGTATTTGACGAGCGAAAAGAAGCAAGAACTATTTGAAAAGTACGGCAGAGGGAAGAACGATACCGGCTCTCCCGAAGCGCAAATCGCTTTATTGACTTATCGAATCAACCATCTGACTGAGCACTTGAAAACCCACAAGAAAGATTTCTCTACTCACTTGGGGTTGCTTCGTATGGTAGGTAAGCGTAGACGATTGCTCGAATACTTGAAAAAGCAAGACCTGGAGCGCTATCGTAGCCTAATCACTGAATTGGGTATCCGTAAGTAAAGCTGCAAAACAGGTGTTTAATCAAGGGAATTCCATGCGAGTTCCCTTGATTTTTCATATCTTATGCATCTGTTCAATACCCTCTGCTTTGTTGCAGTGATTTCAATAAGGAAAAAGATTTAAAAACTATGATGAATGAAGCTGTCGTCCATACGATTACCCTACGCGACGGACGAGAAATAACGATTGAAACCGGTAAATTGGCACGTCAAGCCGACGGTGCCGTAGTCTTGCGCATGGGCAAAACCATGCTTTTGGCTACAGTAGTCTCTGCAAAAGAAGTCAAGGAAGACGCCGATTTTTTCCCTCTTTCGGTTGACTATCAAGAGAAATTCGCAGCTGCCGGTCGCATACCCGGTGGTTTTTTGAAGCGTGAAGGACGTCTTTCGGATTATGAAGTACTCATCAGCCGCTTGGTAGACCGCGCCCTGCGCCCCATGTTTCCCGAGGGCTACTTGGCAGAAACGCAAATCAATATCTATTTGATTTCGGCAGACACTGAAATTCTGCCGGATGCTTTGGCTGGGTTGGCGGCAGGAGCTGCTTTGGCTGTCTCCGATATCCCCTTCAATGGTCCTATTGCCGAGGTGCGTGTTGCTAAAATCGATGGTCAATTCCAAGTGAATCCTTTGGCTTCTGACTTAGAACGAGCCACCTTAGATATTATCGTAGGGGGCTCTGCCGACAGTATTGTGATGGTAGAAGGCGAAATGAATGAAGTGAGCGAAGAAGAACTGCTCGAAGCCTTGGCTTTTGCTCACGAAGAAATCAAAAACCTGTGTGCTGGTTTGAATGAGTTGACCAAGAAGGTAGGCAAAGAGGAAAAACGCCCCTTCACGCCACCAGCAAGCGACGAAGAGTTGCGTAAGCAACTATGGGATGCCTACTATGAACGTATGTATGCCGTTGCCAAAAGTGCCATACAGAATAAAAACAAGCGCAAAGAGGCTTTTAAAGCTATCAAAGAAGAGTACCTCAACAGTCTGCCCGAAGACACAACCGTAAATGTCAACCTCGCAAGCAGATACTTTGACGAAATGCAGCGTATGGCTTGCCGTAACCTTGCATTGGACGAAGGCATACGCTTAGATGGACGTAGACCCACCGACATTCGCCCTATCTGGTGTGAAGTGGATTATCTGCCCGCAGTGCATGGCTCGGCAGTGTTTACCCGTGGCGAAACGCAGTCTTTGACCACTGTTACTCTGGGCAATAAACTCGACGAGAAAATCATCGACGGCGTTATCATCACAGGGGTAGATAAGTTCATGCTGCATTATAACTTCCCTGCCTTTTCTACCGGGGAAATTAAACCCAATCGTGGTCCCAGCCGCCGTGAAATAGGGCATGGCAACCTTGCCCAACGTGCCTTAAAAGCAGTGATGCCCAATGAAGAGGAATATCCATATGTGGTGCGTGTTGTGTCCGATATCTTGGAATCCAACGGCTCTTCTTCTATGGCTACCGTTTGCGCAGGTTCTTTGGCTTTGATGGATGCCGGTGTTCCTGTGCGTGCTGCTGTTTCAGGCATTGCCATGGGTATGATTTCCGATGAAGAAACGGGGCGTTATGTAGTACTCTCTGACATACTGGGCGACGAAGACCACTTGGGCGATATGGATTTTAAAGTGGCAGGAACAGCAGCCGGTATCACTGCCGTGCAGATGGATATAAAAGTAAAAAGCCTTGATTTCGAAGTATTGCGTAAAGCACTGCATCAAGCTAAAGAAGGGCGTTTGCACATCCTAAGCATCATGAATGAGGTCATCAGCCAGCCACGCCCCGAGTTGAAGCCTCATGCACCGCGAGTGGCAAGCTTCACCATTGACCGCGACATGATAGGAGCCGTCATTGGACCCGGCGGGAAGGTAGTACAGGAAATTCAGCGCAATACAGGTGCTACTGTTGTACTCGAAGACAAAGGTGAATTTGGGGTTGTCAACATCTTCGCTTCTGACAAAGAAGCCATGGAAGCCGCCATAAAAGCTGTGCGCAACATCGTTGCCGTGCCCGAAGTAGGAGAAACCTATACCGGTATAGTAAAAGAAGTACTTCCATTTGGAGCAGTGGTAGAGTTTATGCCCGGAAAACAAGGTTTGTTGCACATCTCTGAAATCAAGTGGGAGCGTATAGAAAACATTGAAGATGTCATTGAACCGGGCGAAGAAGTAATGGTGCAATTGATTGAGGTGGACGAACGCACCGGCAAATATCGCTTGTCGCGGAAGGCTCTACTGCCCAAACCCGAAGGCTATCAAGAACGCCCCAAAAAGAACAACAACAATAACAACAACAATCGGCGTTCTGGGCGACGCTCATAAAAAACTGTCAAAAGAACAGAACTTTCTGATAACGAGTTTCGTTCTACAGTAGCGAGAATAGCAAAACCCATGCATTTAATCAAATAAGCGAACATTTTATTCAACAAGGCTTTGGAGCTTCACATCTTTGAACTCATAAAGCCTTGTTTTTGTTTGCCTTAATGCGATTAAAACTTCATCAAAAACTAAAATAAAAAGCCGGATGAGACAGCTCAAAATTAGCAAGCAAATTACCAACCGTGAAAGCCAGTCGTTAGACAAGTACTTGCAGGAAATTGGTAAGGTAGACCTGCTTACGCCTGAAGAAGAAGTAGAGCTTGCTAAACGAATCCGTGAGGGAGACCAGTTGGCACTGGAAAAACTCACCAAGGCGAACTTGCGTTTCGTCGTGTCGGTGGCAAAACAGTACCAAAACCAAGGTCTTTCGCTGGGTGATTTGATTAACGAGGGTAACTTAGGACTTATCAAAGCCGCACAACGTTTCGACGAAACCCGTGGCTTTAAGTTTATTTCTTACGCCGTATGGTGGATTCGCCAATCTATCTTGCAGGCTTTGGCAGAACAATCACGTATTGTGCGCTTGCCTTTGAACCGTGTGGGTTCACTGAACAAAATATCGAAGACCTATTCAGAGCTGGAGCAGCGCTACGAGCGTGAACCTTCACCCGAAGAGTTGGCAGAAGAGCTGGATGTATCACCCGAAGAAGTAATAGATACCCTGAAAATTTCGGGGCGGCATGTGTCGGTAGATGCTCCTTTTGTGCAAGGTGAAGAAAACAGCTTGCTCGACGTGTTAGAAAACGACTCGGAAGAGTCGCCCGATACTGGCTTAGTCAATGAATCACTGCGCCGAGAAATACAGCGTGCACTCTCTACGCTCTCTGAGCGTGAAGCAGATGTGATAACTCTTTACTTTGGACTCAATGGAGAACACCCATTGACTCTTGAAGAAATAGGCGAGCGCTTTAACCTGACCCGTGAACGGGTACGTCAAATCAAAGAAAAGGCTATTCGTCGTCTGCGTCATGCGTCGCGCAGTAAAGCCTTGAAACCTTATTTAGGTTAATTCCTCCTTTTAAAGCGAAACAATGGCACTGCCACCTGCAGTGTCATTGTTTTTTTATGCTTGACCTTTCTTATCTTTTTTTGTGTTGTATGTGTTATGAGAAAGACTTTTTTAGACCTTACAAAAAAATAAGTTTATGGAACACACCAAATGTCTTATCATCGGTTCGGGACCTGCCGGTTATACCGCCGCTATTTACGCAGCGCGTGCCGGCATGAAGCCAGTCTTGTATAAAGGTTCACAGCCTGGCGGTCAGCTGACTATCACCACAGAAGTAGAGAACTATCCGGGTTACCCGGATGGCGTTCAAGGACCACAAATGATGATGGACTTTGAGCGTCAAGCTGCCCGCTTCGATACTGACATACGCACCGGCATGATTGTGGAAGTGCGCTTTAATAAAGAAGGAGGAAAACACTATGCCAAAGCAGAGGACGGCACCGAGTGGGAAGCCGATACCATCATTATAGCCACAGGTGCATCTGCCAAGTGGCTGGGACTTGAATCGGAGGAGCGCCTCAACGGCAAAGGGGTATCTGCCTGCGCTGTTTGCGACGGTTTCTTCTTTCGAGGAATGGATGTGGCAGTAGTAGGCGGGGGCGACACCGCTTGTGAAGAAGCCAGCTACTTGTCTAAGATATGCAACAAAGTGTACATGATTGTGCGCCGCAATGAATTGCGGGCGTCTAAAATCATGCAGCAGCGTGTGTTGAATAGCCCCAATATAGAAATCCTTTGGAATCATGTAACAGAGGAAATCTTGGGCGAACAAGAAGTAGAAGGCGTGCGTTTGCGCAATACAGAAACAGGCGAAACCAAAGAGCTGAAAATACAAGGGTTCTTTGTAGCCATTGGACATAAACCCAACACCGATTTATTTGTAGGGCAGCTGGATATGGACGAATCCGGCTACCTGATTACTGAAAAAGGAAGTACACGTACCAACATACCGGGGGTTTTTGCTTGTGGCGACGTGCAGGATAAAATATACCGTCAGGCTGTAACGGCTGCAGGTTCGGGTTGTATGGCAGCCTTGGATGCCGAGCGTTATCTGGCACAAAAAGAAGTGATGACAGAGAGCCACTAAACAGCTCTTTTTTCACACACTTGTTGAAAGGAGAGGGTGCAATACTGCTTCTTTTTAGTTACCTTTGCAGCTGCATGCTCTCCTTTTCTTTTTTTGATGAGCAGGGAGGGCAAGGCAATGATTTTTTCAAAATAAATGCAAGAGCATGCTGTTACGTATCGTTTTGTTGCTTTGCTTGGGCATAGGCTTGCAAGGGATGACGTGGGCTCAGGAGGAACCAGTAAAGCAAAATAAACTGATAGTCAAGCCGCCTGTAGATGAAAACAAAAACTCTTCGGCTGTTCAAAAAAATGCAACAACTGCAGAAAATAGTGCCGTACGCAAAGATACTTTCTTTGTACCCTCGCGTGCTTTGTCGGTAGTAAGCGAAGACACCAACTCCCTGAAATATGAGGAGCCTGCTTTGGTGCAGGTGTCAGAGTTTTTAAAGATAGACTGCGTATGGGTCAAAGCTGCCGAATACTATTCCATCTGGAGTTCGGAATACATCAACCCCTACAAAATACACCCTTCTACGTTCAAAGATACCATTCCCATTCATTTGTATGACAGTACGCTCCAACGCTATTGGTTTCCACCTTTGGATTCTTATTGGAAAACCTCCTCGTTTGGTTATCGCTGGGGCGGGTTTCATCATGGCATCGATTTAGCCCTGCACATAGGAGACCCTATTTACGCTACCTTCGATGGCATAGTGCGGATGGCTCGCTACGATAGGGGATACGGTTACCATGTAGTGTTACGTCATTACAATGGATTGGAAACAGTTTATGCACATATGAGCAAAATCCTCTGCAAAGTAGGGCAAGAGGTAAAGGCTGGTGAGGTAATAGGCTTAGGGGGCTCCACGGGTCGAAGTACTGGACCACACTTGCACTTTGAATTCCGTTATGCTGGCAACCCTTTTAATCCTGAAGAGATTTTTGACTTTTATACCGAACCCATGCAATCCATCAAAGGGGAATGGTTTTATTTGTTGCCTCAGCATTTCAGGCATTTGGGGGTTACTGTCAAACAGCAAGTGTGGCATGTTGTAAGAGCCGGCGATACACTTAGCCATATTGCACGCCGCTACGGAGTTTCTGTCTCTTATTTAATGAAAATAAACGGATTGGGACCCCGCAGCGTGATACGACCGGGGCAGCGCCTGCGTATTCGTTAAAATACTTGTTGGCTTATGAAAACTACACAAGTAGAAAAGGTAGATATATTGCTCATAATGGCACATCCCGATGATGCTGAATTGTCGTGTGCTGGTATCATCGCATCACAAGTAGCACAGGGTTATCGTGTGGCTATGGCAGACTTGACTGCCGGTGAAATGGGTTCAAGGGGCAACGCTGATTTGCGTATCCGAGAAGCAGAAGAAGCAGCCCGCATATTGGGGGTGGTGGCAAGAGAGAATCTGCGCTTAGCAGATGCTTTCTTTCGCTTAGACTACATGGCTACCTTGCGCGTCATAGAGCTTATACGTTACTATCGCCCTGACATTGTAATTACCAA
Proteins encoded:
- the secY gene encoding preprotein translocase subunit SecY, with the protein product MKKLINTFKDIFSIPELKRRIINTILLLMVFRLGSYVVLPGIDPTKLQSSFQDIRGLLDTFLGGAFGRASIFALGIMPYISASIVVQLLTVALPEFQKMQRKEGEAGRKKLTRITRLLTIAITLVQSFAFLATINSDALVVSRSFFTFSSVILLTTGTIFCMWLGERITERGIGNGISLLIMIGIISRFPKAIYQEVETALVGVGGELKLVLEAVVLILVVMGIVMLTQAVRNVPVQYAKQVVGNKVWGGRRQMLPLRLNAAGVMPIIFAQSLMFLPAMLAGLFASPDSDLAVTIGMFSNPFTWQYNLVFGILIILFTFFYTAITIDPRQIADDLKRSGGFIPGIKPGEPTAHYIDSILSKITLPGSIFLAIVAIIPAIVQYFGVSSDFAQFYGGTSLLIMVGVVADTVQQVDAYLIQKRYESLMKSGQISSPVGGTIDVA
- the map gene encoding type I methionyl aminopeptidase; its protein translation is MIYLKTEEEIELMRQSAQILAKAHAEVAKHVKAGVTTAQLDAIAEAFIRDHGAIPSFKNYSGFPASLCISVNEQVVHGIPGNYTLKDGDIVSIDCGVFKNGFHSDSAYTYAVGEVSQEVKRLLQVTKEALYKGIEQAVEGNRMGDIGFAIQHYVQAHGFSVVRQLVGHGIGRSLHEEPEVPNYGKRGKGIKLKEGMVLAIEPMVNMGKHHIVEEGDGWTIRTADRLFSAHYEHTVVVRKGKAEPLTTFEYIEQIINQNHGETTIH
- the infA gene encoding translation initiation factor IF-1, which encodes MAKQPSIELDGVVTEALSNAMFRVQLENGHEVIAHISGKMRMNYIKILPGDKVKLEMSPYDLTKGRIVYRYKS
- the ykgO gene encoding type B 50S ribosomal protein L36, whose protein sequence is MKVRASVKKRSADCKIVRRKGRVYVINKKNPKYKQRQG
- the rpsM gene encoding 30S ribosomal protein S13, which gives rise to MARILGVDIPDNKQGRIALTYIYGIGRSSALKILEKVGVDPTKKVKDWTDEESVAIRNEITSNYKVEGELKSEVQLNIKRLMDIGCYRGLRHRKGLPVRGQRTRTNARTRKGKRKTVANKKKATK
- the rpsK gene encoding 30S ribosomal protein S11; translated protein: MAKKDTKKKVHVDAEGQVHIKATFNNIIITITNKNGEVITWASAGKMGFKGSKKNTPYAAQVAAADCAKKAYDLGMRKAEVLVKGPGAGREAAIRTIYNSGIEITAIKDVTPLPHNGCRPPKRRRV
- the rpsD gene encoding 30S ribosomal protein S4; this translates as MARYRGPRAKIGRKFGESILGAAKYVQKKNYPPGQHGRNRRRKQSEYAMQLAAKQKAKYIYGLTERQFRNLFEKASRRQGVTGEILLQLLEARLDNVVYRLGIAPSRRAARQLVLHKHILVNGEVVNIPSYTLRPGDQVAVREKSKSLELITDSLAKSSVSRYSWLEWDKASMTGKFMNLPARDEIPENIQEQLIVELYSK
- a CDS encoding DNA-directed RNA polymerase subunit alpha, whose translation is MSILSFQMPEKVVVEKSDDFVGLFEFKPLEPGYGVTIGNALRRVLLSSLEGYAIKAVRIPGVLHEFSPIEGVVQDMVAIVLNLKKVRFKRIGEETEEHLTIKIKGKEVFKAGDITEVSANFQVLNPDLVICELDPAKELTVDLIITKGRGYVPAEEHDLGERSLDYIAVDSIFTPIRNVKYQVENTRVEQKTDYEKLLLEVETDGSIHPEEALKGAAHILIQHFMLFSDQTMTFEAVQEEETAVVDEEVLRMRKLLKTPLSELDLSVRAYNCLRSANIKTLGDLVRLEISDMMKFRNFGKKSLTEIEELISSKGLTFGMDVSKYRLDED
- the rplQ gene encoding 50S ribosomal protein L17; this translates as MRHGKKVNHLGRTASHRKAMLANMATSLILHKRIKTTVAKAKALKKYVEPLITRAKAANNTTIEQATHNRRVVFSYLRNKEGVKELFGTVAEKVGDRPGGYTRIIRLGQRYGDAAEMCLIELVDFNETLLQDSNAKKKRTRRKSKKASEAASEVEVKDTKEEAAGNHEASAEE
- the carA gene encoding glutamine-hydrolyzing carbamoyl-phosphate synthase small subunit codes for the protein MKSRALEHPAILLLEDGTLWHGYAIGKTGTTTGEICFNTGMTGYQEIYTDPSYYGQIIVNTTAHIGNYGVIAEDEESAVPQIRGMVCNAFSEFYSRKLADGSLQEYLEKHGIVGIAGVDTRALVTHIRHKGAMNAIISSEEFDIDKLKMQLAETPSMKGLELASKVSTKEPYLVGEGNTGPKIAALDLGVKRNILRHLEKRGALIKVFPAKTSLEEIEAWHPDAYFISNGPGDPAAMPYAVTTVQKMLDTGKPLFGICLGHQLLALASGIGTHKMHNGHRGLNHPVKNLITGRCEVTSQNHGFGVNREDVEKSKIVEITHVNLNDGSIEGIRRKDCPAFSVQYHPEASPGPHDATYLFDEFMKLIEGGSLYV